A stretch of the Carcharodon carcharias isolate sCarCar2 chromosome 28, sCarCar2.pri, whole genome shotgun sequence genome encodes the following:
- the LOC121270775 gene encoding acyl-CoA desaturase-like — translation MTSTEPATSPEFMDDRPVDDSFDTTYKEKQGAKPPMKLVWRNIILMGALHFAAFYSVFLVPFAKPLTWLWAALCFLLSALGVTAGAHRLWSHRSYTATTPLRAFLAIANSMAFQNHIYEWARDHRVHHKFSETDADPHNATRGFFFSHVGWLMVRKHPDVIEKGSKLDLSDLKADPVVMFQKKYYKRSVVLMCFIIPTVVPWYFWDESFWNAYFIAAILRYTLVLNATWLVNSAAHMFGNRPYDRWINPRENRFVAFGAIGEGFHNYHHTFPYDYSTSEYGWRGNITTCFIDMVCWLGLASNCKRVSKEVILARRRRTGDGSIRSG, via the exons ATGACCAGCACCGAGCCTGCAACCTCGCCGGAGTTCATGGATGACCGGCCGGTGGATGATTCCTTCGACACCACCTACAAGGAGAAGCAAGGGGCAAAGCCGCCCATGAAGTTGGTGTGGCGGAATATCATCTTGATGGGAGCTCTCCACTTCGCAGCTTTCTACTCTGTCTTTCTGGTGCCTTTCGCTAAACCTCTAACCTGGCTCTGGG CCGCCCTTTGCTTCTTGCTCAGTGCCCTTGGGGTGACAGCTGGAGCTCATCGACTGTGGAGCCACCGGTCCTACACAGCCACTACGCCGCTCAGGGCGTTTCTGGCCATTGCAAACTCAATGGCTTTCCAG AATCATATTTATGAATGGGCTCGGGACCATCGGGTGCATCACAAGTTCTCCGAAACTGATGCTGACCCTCACAACGCCACACGCGGCTTTTTCTTTTCACATGTCGGGTGGCTAATGGTCCGGAAGCATCCAGATGTGATCGAGAAGGGGAGCAAGCTGGACCTCAGCGACCTGAAGGCAGACCCTGTTGTCATGTTCCAAAAAAA GTACTATAAGCGCTCTGTGGTGCTAATGTGCTTCATCATCCCCACGGTTGTCCCCTGGTATTTCTGGGATGAGTCGTTCTGGAACGCATACTTCATTGCTGCCATCTTGCGGTACACATTGGTGTTGAATGCCACCTGGTTGGTGAACAGTGCAGCCCACATGTTCGGGAACCGGCCCTATGACCGATGGATCAACCCCCGTGAGAATCGATTTGTTGCTTTTGGAGCAATAG GAGAAGGGTTCCACAACTATCACCACACATTCCCGTATGACTATTCGACCAGTGAGTACGGCTGGcgagggaacatcaccacctgcttCATCGACATGGTGTGTTGGCTCGGACTGGCCAGTAACTGTAAGAGGGTGTCCAAGGAAGTCATCCTGGCCCGCAGGAGGCGAACGGGTGACGGCAGCATCAGGAGTGGCTGA